In Polyodon spathula isolate WHYD16114869_AA chromosome 27, ASM1765450v1, whole genome shotgun sequence, one DNA window encodes the following:
- the carhsp1 gene encoding calcium-regulated heat-stable protein 1: MSSDASSPISPGSPQSPLSPGSLQLPECGRTRERCPSPMRGYLIPSPLPTRRSRTCSAAARAAAGPLYTGVCKCFSRAKGHGFITPSDGGADVFVHISDIEGEYVPVEGDEVSYKLCSIPPKMEKVQAVEVTITHLAPGTKHETWSGHVISS, encoded by the exons ATGTCCTCCGACGCCTCCTCCCCGATCTCCCCCGGCTCCCCGCAGTCTCCCCTCTCTCCGGGGTCCCTGCAGCTGCCTGAGTGCGGACGCACCCGAGAACGCTGCCCGTCGCCCATGAGGGGCTACCTGATCCCCAGCCCCCTGCCCACCCGCCGCTCCAGGACCTGTTCTGC GGCGGCACGGGCTGCGGCGGGCCCATTGTACACGGGCGTGTGCAAGTGCTTCTCTCGCGCCAAAGGACACGGGTTCATCACGCCCTCGGACGGAGGCGCAGACGTGTTCGTGCACATCTCAGA CATCGAAGGAGAGTACGTTCCAGTGGAGGGGGATGAGGTCTCCTACAAGCTCTGCTCCATTCCTCCGAAGATGGAGAAGGTCCAAGCTGTGGAAGTGACCATCACCCACCTGGCCCCTGGCACCAAGCATGAGACCTGGTCAGGGCATGTCATCAGCAGCTAG
- the LOC121301638 gene encoding 4-aminobutyrate aminotransferase, mitochondrial-like: protein MASMLLCRQLAVNLQQNLRLSAPRYRCISKAATKSSPDVEFDGPSMKTEVPGPRSRELTEQLDKIQNTGAINFFCNYEESRGNYLVDVDGNRMLDLYTQISSIPIGYNHPALLKVMQNPQNLSAFVNRPALGILPPENFPGNLLDALLSVAPRGLRKVQTMACGSCSNENAYKAAFIWYRNKERGNMKPTKEDLDSCLSNQAPGCPEFSILSFMGGFHGRTLGCLATTHSKAVHKLDIPTFDWPVAPFPRLRYPLEEFVRENAQEEARCLEEVEDLIVKYRKIGKTVAGIVVEPIQSEGGDNHASVDFFKKLRDIARKHGCVFHVDEVQTGGGGTGKFWAHEHWGMDDPADIVSFSKKMLTGGYFHKDELTPAEPYRIFNTWMGDPSKNLLLNEVLNVIRTDSLLEEVSRAGKVLMDGLYDFQARYPHLLSAARGQGTFLAIDVRDDATRNILIMKARNKGVVLGGCGERSIRFRPSLVFKQHHAHVFLNIFNDILAEYK, encoded by the exons ATGGCTTCCATGCTGCTGTGCCGCCAGCTCGCTGTCAATCTGCAGCAGAACCTGCGACTGTCGGCACCAC gttaCAGATGCATCAGCAAGGCTGCGACTAAGAGCTCTCCAGATGTTGAGTTTGATGGGCCTTCCATGAAGACTGAGGTTCCTGGTCCCAGATCCAGG GAGTTGACAGAACAGCTGGATAAGATCCAG AACACCGGGGCGATAAACTTCTTCTGCAACTACGAGGAGAGCCGAGGGAATTATCTGGTGGACGTGGACGGGAACAGGATGCTGGACCTCTACACTCAGATCTCATCCATCCCCATCG gTTACAATCACCCAGCCCTCCTCAAAGTAATGCAGAACCCGCAGAATTTG AGTGCTTTTGTGAACAGACCCGCTCTGGGGATTCTGCCTCCAGAGAACTTCCCTGGGAACCTGTTGGATGCGTTGCTGTCA GTCGCCCCCAGAGGTCTCCGCAAGGTGCAGACCATGGCCTGCGGGTCCTGCTCCAATGAAAACGCCTACAAGGCAGCCTTCATCTGGTACAGA AACAAGGAGAGGGGGAACATGAAGCCCACCAAAGAGGATCTGGATTCTTGTTTGAGCAACCAG GCTCCTGGATGCCCTGAGTTCAGCATCCTGTCATTCATGGGTGGATTCCACGGTCGGACTCTAG GCTGCCTCGCTACAACGCACTCCAAGGCCGTGCACAAGCTGGACATACCCACGTTCGACTGGCCCGTCGCCCCGTTCCCCAGGCTGCGCTACCCGCTGGAGGAGTTCGTGCGGGAGAACGCGCAGGAGGAGGCGCGCTGCCTGGAGGAGGTGGAGGACCTCATCGTGAAGTACAGGAAGATTGGCAAGACGGTGGCCGGGATCGTGGTGGAGCCCATCCAGTCCGAGGGAGGGGACAACCACGCCTCTGTAGACTTCTTCAAGAAGCTCAGAGACATTGCCAGGAAG CACGGCTGTGTGTTCCATGTGGATGAGGTCCAGACTGGGGGGGGCGGCACTGGGAAGTTCTGGGCCCACGAACACTGGGGGATGGACGACCCAGCCGACATTGTCTCCTTCAGTAAGAAGATGCTCACTGGAGGATACTTCCACAAGGACGAGCTGACTCCTGCTGAG ccgtACCGAATCTTCAACACGTGGATGGGAGACCCATCCAAGAACCTGCTCCTGAATGAAGTCCTCAACGTGATCCGGACTGACAGTCTGCTGGAAGAGGTTTCCCGGGCCGGGAAAGTGCTGATGGATGGGCTGTATGATTTCCAG GCTCGCTACCCCCATCTTCTGAGTGCAGCCAGGGGTCAGGGCACCTTCCTAGCCATCGACGTGAGAGATGATGCAACGCGCAACATCCTGATCATGAAGGCCAGGAACAAAG GTGTCGTTCTTGGAGGCTGCGGAGAGCGTTCCATTCGGTTCCGCCCCTCCTTGGTCTTCAAACAGCATCACGCCCATGTCTTCTTGAACATCTTCAACGACATCCTAGCGGAGTACAAGTAG
- the pmm2 gene encoding phosphomannomutase 2 isoform X2 — protein sequence MAGSSVDTTTLCLFDVDGTLTAARQRVTTEMDSFLQRLRQKVKVGVVGGSDFEKIKEQLGEDVVEKVDYVFAENGLVAYKAGKLLSVQSIQAHLGEELLQDFINFCLNYMAKIKLPKKRGTFIEFRNGMLNVSPVGRSCSQEERMEFFELDKKAHIRDKFVAALRNEFDGRGLVFSIGGQISFDVFPEGWDKRYCLGILEKDAYEKIHFFGDKTMPGGNDYEIYADPRTTGHEVSSPEDTQRICEELFFR from the exons ATGGCTGGCTCCAGCGTGGACACCACAACCCTGTGCTTGTTTGATGTCGACGGCACTCTAACCGCGGCTAGACAG AGAGTCACCACCGAGATGGACTCGTTCCTCCAGAGGCTGAGGCAGAAGGTGAAAGTCGGGGTTGTGGGAGGATCGGATTTCGAGAAGATTAAGGAGCAGCTCGGGGAGGACG taGTGGAGAAGGTTGATTATGTGTTTGCTGAAAACGGCCTGGTCGCATACAAAGCTGGCAAACTGCTGTCCGTACAG AGTATACAAGCTCATCTTGGGGAAGAACTCCTTCAGGACTTTATCAACTTCTGTTTGAATTACATGGCAAAGATTAAACTGCCCAAGAAAAG AGGGACTTTCATCGAGTTCCGAAACGGAATGCTGAACGTGTCACCGGTGGGGCGGAGCTGCAGTCAGGAAGAACGAATGGAGTTCTTTGAGCTGGATAAA AAGGCGCATATCCGAGATAAATTTGTAGCTGCTCTCAGGAACGAGTTTGACGGACGTGGGCTGGTGTTTTCTATAG GAGGACAGATCAGCTTTGACGTGTTCCCGGAGGGCTGGGATAAGAGGTACTGCCTGGGCATCCTGGAAAAGGATGCATACGAGAAGATCCACTTCTTTGGAGATAAAACCATGCCG GGGGGTAATGACTATGAGATCTACGCGGACCCCAGGACAACAGGACACGAGGTCTCTTCTCCAGAGGACACCCAGCGCATCTGTGAGGAGCTCTTCTTCCGGTGA
- the pmm2 gene encoding phosphomannomutase 2 isoform X1: protein MAGSSVDTTTLCLFDVDGTLTAARQRVTTEMDSFLQRLRQKVKVGVVGGSDFEKIKEQLGEDVVEKVDYVFAENGLVAYKAGKLLSVQSIQAHLGEELLQDFINFCLNYMAKIKLPKKRGTFIEFRNGMLNVSPVGRSCSQEERMEFFELDKEDRSALTCSRRAGIRGTAWASWKRMHTRRSTSLEIKPCRGVMTMRSTRTPGQQDTRSLLQRTPSASVRSSSSGEAVPGCLVWIGTSSRMKEQSNCNSGSAFNIKL from the exons ATGGCTGGCTCCAGCGTGGACACCACAACCCTGTGCTTGTTTGATGTCGACGGCACTCTAACCGCGGCTAGACAG AGAGTCACCACCGAGATGGACTCGTTCCTCCAGAGGCTGAGGCAGAAGGTGAAAGTCGGGGTTGTGGGAGGATCGGATTTCGAGAAGATTAAGGAGCAGCTCGGGGAGGACG taGTGGAGAAGGTTGATTATGTGTTTGCTGAAAACGGCCTGGTCGCATACAAAGCTGGCAAACTGCTGTCCGTACAG AGTATACAAGCTCATCTTGGGGAAGAACTCCTTCAGGACTTTATCAACTTCTGTTTGAATTACATGGCAAAGATTAAACTGCCCAAGAAAAG AGGGACTTTCATCGAGTTCCGAAACGGAATGCTGAACGTGTCACCGGTGGGGCGGAGCTGCAGTCAGGAAGAACGAATGGAGTTCTTTGAGCTGGATAAA GAGGACAGATCAGCTTTGACGTGTTCCCGGAGGGCTGGGATAAGAGGTACTGCCTGGGCATCCTGGAAAAGGATGCATACGAGAAGATCCACTTCTTTGGAGATAAAACCATGCCG GGGGGTAATGACTATGAGATCTACGCGGACCCCAGGACAACAGGACACGAGGTCTCTTCTCCAGAGGACACCCAGCGCATCTGTGAGGAGCTCTTCTTCCGGTGAAGCTGTCCCGGGGTGTCTGGTATGGATAGGAACCTCCAGCAGAATGAAGGAACAGTCAAACTGTAATTCAGGGAGTGCTTTTAATATTAAACTGTAA
- the LOC121301641 gene encoding transmembrane protein 186-like isoform X2: protein MRTFSARSLAVKCHQKTIQVPRWGQWRAAPSITWHPPAPHSIPAQNMACIKTQLRHLSTGNKDRLDLQEAQSQRGAEKYTLIYKLPAIKLLRALSRLKLLQTGITTALLPAVCYLYLEGQVSSSLLTYTAGIASFAAVMLYSMSHYLRRVIGMMYLSDSRATLKVSHLTFWGRRHDLYLPVSEVMTLGDTGDSRNETLLQLRLSKHCDVLYFSTRLGQVVDRERFAEVFGSVP from the coding sequence ATGCGGACCTTCTCGGCCAGGTCGCTGGCGGTAAAATGTCACCAAAAGACAATACAAGTGCCTCGCTGGGGACAGTGGAGAGCCGCCCCTTCCATCACCTGGCACCCCCCTGCACCCCACTCCATCCCAGCGCAGAACATGGCCTGTATCAAGACACAGCTCAGACATCTCTCAACTGGAAACAAGGACCGGTTAGATCTGCAGGAAGCGCAGAGCCAGCGCGGTGCAGAAAAGTACACTCTCATCTACAAGCTGCCGGCCATCAAGCTCCTGCGAGCCCTTTCCAGGCTGAAGCTGCTTCAGACGGGGATCACCACGGCCCTGCTCCCCGCTGTGTGCTACCTGTACCTGGAGGGGCAGGTGTCCTCCTCCCTGCTCACCTACACCGCTGGAATAGCCTCCTTCGCGGCTGTCATGCTTTACTCCATGAGTCACTACCTCCGCAGGGTCATCGGCATGATGTACCTCAGCGACTCCAGAGCCACGCTGAAGGTATCTCATCTAACCTTCTGGGGCCGGCGGCATGACCTCTACCTGCCCGTGTCGGAGGTGATGACGCTGGGGGACACGGGCGACTCCAGGAACGAGACGCTGCTGCAGCTCAGGCTCTCCAAGCACTGTGACGTGCTGTACTTCTCCACCAGGCTGGGGCAGGTCGTGGATAGGGAGAGGTTTGCAGAAGTCTTCGGGAGCGTTCCGTGA
- the LOC121301641 gene encoding transmembrane protein 186-like isoform X1: MCLLTLHRICKAGLSAGMNVSRFCMRTFSARSLAVKCHQKTIQVPRWGQWRAAPSITWHPPAPHSIPAQNMACIKTQLRHLSTGNKDRLDLQEAQSQRGAEKYTLIYKLPAIKLLRALSRLKLLQTGITTALLPAVCYLYLEGQVSSSLLTYTAGIASFAAVMLYSMSHYLRRVIGMMYLSDSRATLKVSHLTFWGRRHDLYLPVSEVMTLGDTGDSRNETLLQLRLSKHCDVLYFSTRLGQVVDRERFAEVFGSVP; the protein is encoded by the exons ATGTGTCTCTTAACCCTACATCGGATATGTAAAGCTGGACTGTCGGCGGGCATG AACGTGTCGAGATTCTGCATGCGGACCTTCTCGGCCAGGTCGCTGGCGGTAAAATGTCACCAAAAGACAATACAAGTGCCTCGCTGGGGACAGTGGAGAGCCGCCCCTTCCATCACCTGGCACCCCCCTGCACCCCACTCCATCCCAGCGCAGAACATGGCCTGTATCAAGACACAGCTCAGACATCTCTCAACTGGAAACAAGGACCGGTTAGATCTGCAGGAAGCGCAGAGCCAGCGCGGTGCAGAAAAGTACACTCTCATCTACAAGCTGCCGGCCATCAAGCTCCTGCGAGCCCTTTCCAGGCTGAAGCTGCTTCAGACGGGGATCACCACGGCCCTGCTCCCCGCTGTGTGCTACCTGTACCTGGAGGGGCAGGTGTCCTCCTCCCTGCTCACCTACACCGCTGGAATAGCCTCCTTCGCGGCTGTCATGCTTTACTCCATGAGTCACTACCTCCGCAGGGTCATCGGCATGATGTACCTCAGCGACTCCAGAGCCACGCTGAAGGTATCTCATCTAACCTTCTGGGGCCGGCGGCATGACCTCTACCTGCCCGTGTCGGAGGTGATGACGCTGGGGGACACGGGCGACTCCAGGAACGAGACGCTGCTGCAGCTCAGGCTCTCCAAGCACTGTGACGTGCTGTACTTCTCCACCAGGCTGGGGCAGGTCGTGGATAGGGAGAGGTTTGCAGAAGTCTTCGGGAGCGTTCCGTGA